The following proteins are co-located in the Vicugna pacos chromosome 3, VicPac4, whole genome shotgun sequence genome:
- the UBE2D2 gene encoding ubiquitin-conjugating enzyme E2 D2 isoform X1 has protein sequence MALKRIHKELNDLARDPPAQCSAGPVGDDMFHWQATIMGPNDSPYQGGVFFLTIHFPTDYPFKPPKVAFTTRIYHPNINSNGSICLDILRSQWSPALTISKVLLSICSLLCDPNPDDPLVPEIARIYKTDREKYNRIAREWTQKYAM, from the exons GAATTGAATGACCTGGCACGGGACCCCCCAGCACAGTGTTCAGCAGGTCCTGTTGGAGATGATA tgttCCATTGGCAAGCTACAATAATGGGGCCA AATGACAGTCCCTATCAGGGTGGAGTATTTTTCTTGACAATTCATTTCCCAACAGATTACCCCTTCAAACCACCTAAG gTTGCATTTACAACAAGAATTTATCATCCAAATATTAACAGTAATGGAAGCATTTGTCTTGATATTCTACGGTCACAGTGGTCTCCAGCACTAACTATTTCAAAAG TACTCTTGTCCATTTGTTCTCTGTTGTGTGATCCCAATCCAGATGATCCTTTAGTGCCTGAGATTGCTCGGATCTACAAAACAGATAGAGAAAA GTACAACAGAATAGCTCGGGAATGGACTCAGAAGTATGCGATGTAA
- the UBE2D2 gene encoding ubiquitin-conjugating enzyme E2 D2 isoform X2: MFHWQATIMGPNDSPYQGGVFFLTIHFPTDYPFKPPKVAFTTRIYHPNINSNGSICLDILRSQWSPALTISKVLLSICSLLCDPNPDDPLVPEIARIYKTDREKYNRIAREWTQKYAM, encoded by the exons A tgttCCATTGGCAAGCTACAATAATGGGGCCA AATGACAGTCCCTATCAGGGTGGAGTATTTTTCTTGACAATTCATTTCCCAACAGATTACCCCTTCAAACCACCTAAG gTTGCATTTACAACAAGAATTTATCATCCAAATATTAACAGTAATGGAAGCATTTGTCTTGATATTCTACGGTCACAGTGGTCTCCAGCACTAACTATTTCAAAAG TACTCTTGTCCATTTGTTCTCTGTTGTGTGATCCCAATCCAGATGATCCTTTAGTGCCTGAGATTGCTCGGATCTACAAAACAGATAGAGAAAA GTACAACAGAATAGCTCGGGAATGGACTCAGAAGTATGCGATGTAA